The Sphaeramia orbicularis chromosome 16, fSphaOr1.1, whole genome shotgun sequence genome window below encodes:
- the LOC115435822 gene encoding free fatty acid receptor 2 produces MRKRKRNGEERIVEKPGGSELKGTTEKGTDQEGSEEEEEDDVSGRDENEKDLVCDRGTEADAEEADGENDGREAIMMLVRTEVILSVYILSFVIGLPANLLALYAFSFKIYSKPLPTDILLLNLIVSDLLFLIILPLKMHEAASNMQWTLPEFLCSITSFIFFSTIYTSSLLLMAVSVVRYIAVAYPVTYHKLHKPVYAITCSAIIWLISGAHCSITIITQYHPSLSRENSTVCYENFTDTQLEVILPLRLEFFFVLSLIPLLICVYCYLNCIFILYSRPRISQAQKQKAIGMALGTLAVFLICVLPYNMSHLVGYIQGESPKWRYYTLLLSTFNTCLDPIIFYFSSSAFRCTSKKYIFRKNELPITVIQTPATSTG; encoded by the exons atgaggaagaggaagagaaatgGAGAAGAAAGAATAGTAGAGAAACCAGGAGGGTCAGAGCTGAAGGGGACCACTGAGAAAGGAACAGACCAAGAAGGaagtgaagaagaggaagaagatgatgtCAGTGGGAGGGATGAAAATGAGAAAGATTTGGTTtgtgacagagggacagaagcaGATGCTGAGGAGGCAGATGGAGAGAATGATGGAAGGGA GGCCATAATGATGCTGGTGCGAACTGAAGTCATTCTCTCTGTTTACATCCTGTCCTTCGTGATCGGCCTTCCAGCCAACCTCCTGGCTCTTTACGCCTTCAGCTTCAAGATCTACTCCAAACCTCTTCCAACAGACATCCTGCTCCTCAATCTGATCGTATCTGACCTGCTGTTCTTGATCATCCTCCCTCTAAAGATGCACGAGGCAGCGTCGAACATGCAGTGGACACTGCCTGAATTCCTGTGCTCCATCacctccttcatcttcttctccacaATCTACACCAGCTCTTTGTTGCTGATGGCAGTGAGTGTAGTTCGCTACATCGCCGTGGCTTACCCTGTCACCTACCATAAGCTTCACAAACCTGTCTATGCGATCACGTGCAGTGCCATTATTTGGCTTATTTCAGGAGCACATTGCAGCATCACGATTATCACACAGTACCACCCATCTCTGTCCCGTGAAAACTCAACTGTGTGCTATGAAAACTTTACAGACACCCAGTTGGAGGTCATCCTCCCACTGcgtttggagtttttctttgtaCTCAGCCTTATACCGCTTTTGATTTGTGTGTACTGTTACTTGAATTGCATCTTCATTCTGTACAGCCGCCCCAGGATATCCCAGGCGCAGAAACAGAAGGCCATCGGTATGGCTTTGGGGACCCTGGCTGTGTTTCTCATTTGTGTGCTGCCATACAACATGTCACATTTAGTGGGCTACATCCAGGGTGAAAGTCCCAAATGGAGGTACTACACTTTACTGCTTAGCACCTTCAACACTTGTCTGGATCCCATCATCTTTTACTTTTCCTCCTCTGCCTTTCGTTGTACcagtaaaaaatacattttcaggaaaaatgaGCTGCCCATTACAGTTATACAAACACCAGCCACAAGCACAGGCTGA
- the lim2.5 gene encoding lens intrinsic membrane protein 2.5, whose protein sequence is MMYSFMGGGLFCAIVGNILLVVSTATDYWMQYRLSGSFAHQGLWRYCMSGKCYMQTDSIAYWNATRAFMILSAMSCFAGIIAGILSFAHFSAFERFNRSFAAGIMFFVSTLFVLLAMAIYTGVTVNFLGKRFGDWRFSWSYILGWVALLMTFFAGIFYMCAYRMHECRRVAGPR, encoded by the exons ATGATGTACAGCTTCATGGGAGGGGGCCTATTTTGTGCCATCGTAGGAAACATCCTGCTGGTGGTCTCCACGGCCACAGACTACTGGATGCAGTACCGTCTGTCAGGCAGCTTTGCCCACCAGGGTCTGTGGAGGTACTGTATGTCTGGCAAGTGCTACATGCAGACTGACAGCATCG CTTACTGGAATGCTACCCGTGCTTTCATGATCCTCTCCGCCATGTCATGCTTTGCTGGCATCATCGCAGGAATCCTCTCTTTCGCCCACTTCTCAGCTTTTGAGAGGTTCAACCGCTCCTTTGCTGCTGGAATCATGTTCTTCGTTTCAA CTCTCTTTGTTTTGCTTGCAATGGCCATTTACACCGGAGTGACGGTGAACTTCCTGGGCAAACGCTTTGGTGACTGGCGCTTTTCTTGGTCCTACATACTAGGCTGGGTGGCCCTGCTCATGACCTTCTTTGCAG GTATATTCTACATGTGTGCCTACAGGATGCATGAGTGCAGAAGAGTGGCTGGCCCACGTTAA